From the Bacillus sp. FJAT-22090 genome, the window CATAAGAAAATAGTAAACCATCATCTTCAAGTCGATCGAATGGAGATTTTCCATTGAGGTTTTCATGACTGAAGTAATTATGGATGGCCATATCTTCACTATGTTTTCGAGCCGTTTCACTTACTGCTTCATCATACGTAAGAATAGAAAGGCCACGAATAACGCGAGCGGAATTTGTTAAGTCAAAAAGCTGAAACTCAAACCCCTTTTTTAGCTCTTCGGAAGGCTCCCCAAATGTCGTTTGATGGTCCTTCTCAACAGATTGGGCTACTATTTGTAAAGCAGTAATCGTGTTACTTTCATGTAGATCATAAAATATCGTTATATAATTTCCATCTATTAAATATAAATCATATTCCCCGTTACTTGGTAGGATATAGACTATGTTACCTTTCTTGAGTTTAGTGAGGGGTTCACCAAGCACCGCATGGACCTCATCCCTAGTACTGTCTATATTCAAGCCTAGAAAAGAAGACTGAGAAGGCTGGTTTGTAAACATAGCGTTTGCTACGTTATTAATATCATATGAAACCATCATGAAATTTTTATAGTTCTCATGGTACGTATGCCAAACTAAGTTATACTCATTCAGACTAACTCTTTTAGCAGCACCATGAATTTTCTCAATTTCACTTTTTTTCATACCAATTGTTATTTTATCTAGTTCTATCCCATTTCCTGCAGAAGGCTTTTGTTCAGAAGAAATTGTATCAGCTGGTTCCTCTTTTAATTCCTCCCAATATGCTTTTGCCTCATTTAAATATTGACCGACCTCTAAAGAGTCAATCCAATTATCTACGGGTGTTAAGAAGGTTAAATCTACATATTCGGAAGCATATTCTTCCCATAATGGTCTAGAGAAGAAAATGGCTAAAACTAATAGTAAAAACCAACCTATTTTTCTCATCGCAATCACCGCCTAACTTACTTACTTATTGCACCACACACTATTCGAGCACCTGAGTTTCCAGCAGGATCGGTTTTATAATCATCCGCATTTTCATGGATAATTATAGAACTACCATCCGCATCTAACAGTGAATTGCTTTTCCCAGCTGTTAATACAACAGCGGGTGAAACTGTTTCTAACTCTACTTTACCATCTTCGTCGACTTCTATGTTAGGTAAATCCCCAGCATGATATCCTTTTGGATTTTGGAAGCCATGCTCTTTATGCTCTGGGTTAACATGCGCTCCTGCAGTAGTAAACTCTGGCTTTTCACAAATAGCCTTTTCATGAAAATGGATCGCCTTCGTTCCCGGAGTTAGTCCTTCCGCTTTTAACAGGATGTGTACTCCTTTAGAATGTTCAGAAAGTGTAGCTTGTCCAACTTCTTTTCCTTCTGTGTTCAATAATGAAACTTGTAACGATTCGTTTAAATCTGCATCTGCCGAGGAAAAGTTACATCCTCCCATGAAGATTGTTACTACCATTAAATAAAAAATGTATTGTATTTTCAACTAATTACCCTCCCCAAATGATATTCCATTCAAGTCTTACCAAATTTAGGGTAAATATACATGGATGATTAATAAAAATGGTAAAGAAAACCGTTTAGCGTATATGCTAAACGGTCGTTTTCTTCTGTCTAACTATAAATACAATCAGAGCGATTATAAGAAAAATAGTAGAAAATAAATATAAATTTTGATAACCAAGTTGGGTTGCAATGATTCCAAGTATATAGGAACCGATCGCTAAGCCTGTATCAAAGAGTGTAAAAAATGTGGCAGTTGCATAGCCGCTTCTCTCATGCTTCGTCGATTGGATTGCAAGCGTTTGGAAGCTTGGCACTACTGCTCCGTATCCTAGGCCAACAAATGCTCCTGAAAGTAAGTATAGAAAAGGAGAGTCTACATAAGCAAGTAAAACAAGCCCTAAGATAAAGGAAAGTATACCTGGAATAATAATATATTTAGGTCCTTTCTCGTCGAAAATTCGTCCAGTAAATGGTCTTGTTACAAGCATTACTATGGCAAAAACGGCAAAAAAGCTGCTTGTTAAATGGAGCAATCCTTTACCTTGTGAGTAAATAGATAAATAAGACAACACACTAGCGTAAGAAAAAGCAATTAAACTAGCCATCAATGCTACTGGTAAAGCCTTTTTCTCAAAAAGATCATTCCAAGTTAATTTCGTTTTGGGTAGCGAAATAGCAGGCTTCTTATCTTCTGGAATCATGAGTGCAGTAAGTGCACCAATTACTAATAAAGCGGTTAAGGCTAAAAACATGAATTCATAAGAAAAATATTGAACTAGTGTTAATGCAATCAATGGGCCAACAACTACTGCTAAGTTAGTAGACATTGTAAAATAACCTAGTCCAGCACCGCGTCTTGAAATCGGAATATTATCTGCAGCCATCGATCCGCTTGCGGTAGTTGCGATACTAAAGAAAATACCTTGAACAAATCGTAAAACTAATAATGCTTCAAATGGTTCAATAAAATAGTAAAGCGCTGTACATACTAAATATAGAGACAACGTTGTCCAAAGCATTTTTCGCTTTCCGACGATATCTAGAATTTTACCAGAGAAAGGTCTAACTAAAATTGCAGAAATTAAAAAAATGGTCATTAATAAACCAGCATCTTCATCTGAACGAGATAATACATCTGTTGCATAAAGAGGAAGCACAGAAACTAAACCATAAAATATAATAAAGATAGAAAAGTTTGTTGTGAACAAACTGATAAATGGTTTTGTCCATATGGGTTCTTTCTTTTTCAAAACAATTACGCCACCTTGTTTATTTCATTTTTTGTAGGAGCTGGATTAGTAAAATTTGCTCTTCAGGCGTGAGATTAGAGACAGTTCTCTCTTCAAATTCAACAATTGAAGCTTTAATTTCCGGAAAAACAAGTAGGGCCTTTTCCGACAATTTCACGATTTTTTCCCTGCGATCTTTACCAGGGTAAATATCTACCCATCCGAGCTCAACTAAGCGATAAACTGTACGAGTAATCGTAGGAGCTTCCACATTTAAATACTTCCAAATTTGAGTTAAAGACATTTCTCCATGCTTCTTAATGCAGAAAAGAACAGACCATTGCGATGCATATAAATTATGTTTTTTTAATGTATAATTTATCTCGTTTGTTAAATAACGAGTTTTTTGAAAAAGCTCATGAAAAAGTGGATTCATTATTCGGAAACTCCTTATACGATTAGTTTATTGTTTACCTAGTTAAATATTTTACTTCTATGTTCGAAATTTGTAAAGGTATTGATTCGAAGGACATAATGTGATGACAGAGTTTCCTATTATTCACACAAACGTTTGGGATTCTATTTGGGCAGTACCTGTTATTCGCATAATAACAGAAATAGTGAAAAAGGTATTCCCCATTAAACCACAATATGTATCATCAATTGCAACAATAATTGGATTATTCATTTCTATATTCACAGTCACCCACATGACTTGTCCGCAGGTTTTTTTATGGTTTTTTTTTATAGCGCAGCAGCAATTGGGTCTTATGCTTCCTTAAAAACATCCTTTTATGCTTATCGAAATCGCACATAAAAAAGGATACTAATTAAGTGCGACATTTTAGTATGGAAATCGAACCCTAAGAACTAGCGATACGCCATGTTGGACCATCATGTAATTATCCGTACGATTGATTTACAGAGGGCGGCTCCTCAGCGGAAAGCTTCCGCCAGAAGCAGAAATCAACAGTCTATTCACCATTTTTTTATTGTAAAAGAAAAAAACTGCAGACAAGCTCAAAATTCTTTGAGTTTGTCTGCAGTCTGAGCGTATTAAAAAATAGTACGCTTGATTCTTAGAAGCATTGGAATGAAGCGATTCTATTTAAATCTGTACCATAATATGTCCATCTGCGACCGTTCCATCTCCAGCCAGCAACTGAATTTCTACCAACAAAAGTTGGGAAGAACCAGAAAGAACGTCCATTTGTTAGCCATACATAGGTATTGCGGAATAGACAACCACGAATAGCACCTGGATCTACTGCAAAAACTCCTACACTCTGTTGTCTTTGAGGAACGAAGGATGGAGGGGCACTTGTAGGCGCTCCTCCTTGCTGTTGCTGACCAGGTGGAAATCCTGGTGGAAAAGAAGGACCCTGTCCTGGAAACTGCCCTGGACCCTGCCCTGGAAATTGCCCTCCCGGGAATTGCCCTGGAAACTGTCCTCTACCTGGTTGAAAATCTGGGAATTGATTCATTAATAAATCCTCCTTTCACTATATATTCAACATAGTATATGTGAGGAGGATTAATATGGAACGGTTATAAGGAATGGATATTAGTTAGTGCTTTTTCTAGTAATTGCTCACTTGAGAGAATCTTTTCTCCTCCGCCTTGGGCAATAGTATCGTTTCCTCCACCTTTGCCGTTTATGAAAGGCAAGATAGATTCCATTAGTTGTTTCATACTTTGTTCCACAGCTTGACCTTTAGCGGAAACTAATTGTAAGCGATCTTCATTTTCAGATATTAAGATACAGATTGATTGCTCTGATTCAGAAGTGATGAATTTTGCAAGCTTTTGAAGCTCTTGAATTGTTCGTCCTTGGAAAGTTGATGAGATTAGTCGTCCTTGATTATTTTGAATAAGTTGTTTTGCTTCATAA encodes:
- a CDS encoding MFS transporter; the protein is MKKKEPIWTKPFISLFTTNFSIFIIFYGLVSVLPLYATDVLSRSDEDAGLLMTIFLISAILVRPFSGKILDIVGKRKMLWTTLSLYLVCTALYYFIEPFEALLVLRFVQGIFFSIATTASGSMAADNIPISRRGAGLGYFTMSTNLAVVVGPLIALTLVQYFSYEFMFLALTALLVIGALTALMIPEDKKPAISLPKTKLTWNDLFEKKALPVALMASLIAFSYASVLSYLSIYSQGKGLLHLTSSFFAVFAIVMLVTRPFTGRIFDEKGPKYIIIPGILSFILGLVLLAYVDSPFLYLLSGAFVGLGYGAVVPSFQTLAIQSTKHERSGYATATFFTLFDTGLAIGSYILGIIATQLGYQNLYLFSTIFLIIALIVFIVRQKKTTV
- a CDS encoding MarR family winged helix-turn-helix transcriptional regulator produces the protein MNPLFHELFQKTRYLTNEINYTLKKHNLYASQWSVLFCIKKHGEMSLTQIWKYLNVEAPTITRTVYRLVELGWVDIYPGKDRREKIVKLSEKALLVFPEIKASIVEFEERTVSNLTPEEQILLIQLLQKMK
- a CDS encoding superoxide dismutase family protein, coding for MKIQYIFYLMVVTIFMGGCNFSSADADLNESLQVSLLNTEGKEVGQATLSEHSKGVHILLKAEGLTPGTKAIHFHEKAICEKPEFTTAGAHVNPEHKEHGFQNPKGYHAGDLPNIEVDEDGKVELETVSPAVVLTAGKSNSLLDADGSSIIIHENADDYKTDPAGNSGARIVCGAISK
- a CDS encoding CAP-associated domain-containing protein; translation: MRKIGWFLLLVLAIFFSRPLWEEYASEYVDLTFLTPVDNWIDSLEVGQYLNEAKAYWEELKEEPADTISSEQKPSAGNGIELDKITIGMKKSEIEKIHGAAKRVSLNEYNLVWHTYHENYKNFMMVSYDINNVANAMFTNQPSQSSFLGLNIDSTRDEVHAVLGEPLTKLKKGNIVYILPSNGEYDLYLIDGNYITIFYDLHESNTITALQIVAQSVEKDHQTTFGEPSEELKKGFEFQLFDLTNSARVIRGLSILTYDEAVSETARKHSEDMAIHNYFSHENLNGKSPFDRLEDDGLLFSYAGENLAYGQSSSIFAHEGLMNSMGHRKNILSADFESLGVGTAFNKEDTPYYTENFFSE